The DNA segment GTTCTGGTTTTGCGCGGCAACGATGGCGGTGTTGCTAGCCTGTACGTTGTGGCGCGTAAAAGCGCGCGATTAGGGGAAGACAGAATTCGGAAAACAGGGACAGACACGTCTTCGCTCACTGCGTTCGCTTCGCTTGCATCAGTCCCTGTTTTCCGCGTCTTCGCTCACTGTGTTCGCTGCGCTTGCATCAGTCCCTGTTTTCCGCGACTTCGCTCACTTCGTTCGCTTCGCTTGCATCAGTCCCTGTTTTCGTCTAGGTGATTTCGCTGAGCTTGACGGGCCGGTTCTCTTCCTTGGACTTGCGTGCGGCAAGCCCCATGACAACGGCGGCTCTTCCATCCGCCCCCGTGACTTCGACAGGCTCGTCGAGCAGCACGGCGCGAACGAAGGAGCGCATCTCGGTCAGGAAACTCTCTGTGTAGCGCTCCATGAAGAAGTTCAGGGGTAAGTCACGCCGCACAGACGCGGAATCGCTGACAATCGCCGTGTTGGGGTAGTTGTTATCCACGTGAATACCGCCGTCGCTGCCGAGCACTTCCACGCGCTGGTCATAACCGTAGACGGCCTTTCGGCAGTTGTCGATTGTCCCGATAACGCCGTTCGTGTAGCGGAGCATGATCACCGCAGTGTCGTAGTCGCCAGCCGCTCCGATCGCGGGATCTACTTTTACGGCGGCCGATGTAAAGACTTCCTCCACCTCACAGCCCATCAGGAAACGGGCCATATCGAAATCGTGAATGGTCATGTCGAGAAAGATACCACCGGACTTCTTGACGTACTCCACGGGGGGCGGGGCCGGGTCGCGGCTGATAATATGCAGCAAGAGCGGCGCGCCAATTTCGCCGGACCGAAGCGCCTTGCGTACGCGGCTGAAATTGGCGTCGAAGCGGCGGTTGAAACCAATCTGCAGCTTCACTCTTGCCTTTTCCGCCGCGTCCAACGCGCGATCGATATCGATCAGCGAATGCGCAATCGGTTTCTCGCAGAAGATGTGCTTGCCCGCTTGCGCGGCCTCTTCGATTAGGCGCGCATGCGAATCCGTCGGCGTGCAGATGACAACGGCTTGCACTCCGTCATCGTCGAGAATGCGCCGGTAGTCCGATTCGACACGGTCAACGCGGCAATTCGCCGCGCAGGCGCTGGCCGAGTTCGTATCGATATCGGCTATCGAGCGAAGGTGCGCGCCGGGTATCGAATAGGCGAGGTGCTGCGCGTGAAGGCGTCCAATTCGACCGGTGCCAAAAAGTCCGACTTCCAATGTGTCGTTGCTCATTTCAGACTCCAATGCTTCTGAGATGGTCTCTGTTACGGCGCGCGCTTTCCTTTGGCGCGCCCATGCCCGGGAGTACATCCTGTTCAACGAGAATCCAGCGGTGTTCGGGGCGCGTACGAACCCACGCAGCGACCTTTGCGAAATCGACGCATCCTTTACCGAGTTCGCAGAAGACACCGTGCGCAATGGCCGTGAAGTAATCCCAATTTTCTTCGCGCGCACTTTTCGCCACCGCGGGATCGAAATCTT comes from the Candidatus Hydrogenedentota bacterium genome and includes:
- the iolG gene encoding inositol 2-dehydrogenase; its protein translation is MSNDTLEVGLFGTGRIGRLHAQHLAYSIPGAHLRSIADIDTNSASACAANCRVDRVESDYRRILDDDGVQAVVICTPTDSHARLIEEAAQAGKHIFCEKPIAHSLIDIDRALDAAEKARVKLQIGFNRRFDANFSRVRKALRSGEIGAPLLLHIISRDPAPPPVEYVKKSGGIFLDMTIHDFDMARFLMGCEVEEVFTSAAVKVDPAIGAAGDYDTAVIMLRYTNGVIGTIDNCRKAVYGYDQRVEVLGSDGGIHVDNNYPNTAIVSDSASVRRDLPLNFFMERYTESFLTEMRSFVRAVLLDEPVEVTGADGRAAVVMGLAARKSKEENRPVKLSEIT